TCAACAGATATTCACTTTTCGGAGCATAATTAAAAATCAATTGATCACCCTCGGAACAACGTTCAAACAAATCTTTATCAACATCGAACTTTGTATCATCAACAACAAATTCAAATTTTTCAGTGTATGCTTTAGACATACCGCTGTTCAGTGCGGAAGTATTATAAATATCGTTTTGTGATTTGCTAATCAATGTTTTTAGAACCTGAACTTTTTCATTGAATTGCAAATCGCGATAGTATTTATTACATATCAGAAAGTTAAGTAGCACTGAAGAACTCAACGTTCCGCCAACAATCAGACCTGCCATTTTTATATTCAACCCATTCGAGTTCAAATCAAAAAATAACTCGTAAATCGTTACTCCAATAATTGTTGTGAGAACAAATACGAGCAATGATAAACTCATTCGCATTTTACATTGATTTCTTAGACTTTTTTTGTCGGTTTCCGTAAGGCCCCGGTGCATTTGTTTGTTTTTGGCTTTCATTGTTTGCATTGGTGATTGCTATCGATAAAGATATAAACTTACTTCATTATTATACCTGCTATATTTCTGCTTCTGAACACCATTTGTAGTTCTATTAAATGCATAAAAAATGGCACCTCATTACGAGATACCATTTTCAATATTATTTAGTGATAGCCTCATTTCGATTGAGACCATTACATTTTGAAAAGCTTACAATAATCCGCTGCGCTTTAGCAGTGCATCAACGGCTGGTTCCTGCCCACGGAAACGTTTGTAAAGAATCATCGGGTGCTCTGTTCCTCCTTTTTCAAGGATATTTTCGCGGAACGAAGCTGCTACATCCTTATTAAACAGGCCTTTTTCTTTAAATACGCTAAATGCATCTGCATCCAGCACTTCAGCCCATTTGTAGCCGTAATAACCGGCTGCATAACCACCGGCAAACAAGTGCCCGAATTGTGTACTCATACAAACACCGTCGATAGCCGGGAAGATCTGTGTTCTCTTCCACGCGCTTTCCTCAAAATCCTTCACATCTCCTTCAAAAGGTTTTTCAAGTGTATGCCAGGCCATATCCAAATAGCCAAAGCTTAGCTGGCGAATTGAAAGGTAACCGGCCAGGTAATTTTGCGAATCAACAATTTTCTGAACCAACTCGGCAGGAATAGGCTCGCCTGTTTCGTAATGTTTGGCAAAACGATCGAGGAAATCTTTTTCAACCGCCCAGTTTTCCATTATTTGCGATGGAAGCTCAACAAAATCGCGATACACGTTGGTTCCCGAAAGACTTGAATAAGTTGATTTTGCCAACATTCCGTGTAAAGCATGCCCAAATTCGTGCATAAATGTTTCCACCTCGCTAAACGTTAACAATGCCGGCTTGCTTGAAGTCGGTCGGGTAAAGTTCATTACAATGGTTACGTGCGGACGCGAATCAACGCCATTGTCCATCCACTGACCTTTAAAATCGTTCATCCAGGCTCCGCCACGTTTTCCTGGGCGTGGGTGAAAATCGGTGTAAAATACCGAAAGGAAAGTTCCGTCGGCATCAAAAACCTCGTAAGCGGTAACCTCTTCGTTGTATACCGGAATGTCTTTATTCTCTTTAAAAGTAATGCCATACAGTTCGGTTGCCAGGCCAAAAACGCCGTCAACAACACTGCTTAATTCGAAATAAGGTTTCATCATTTCGTCGTTCAGATCGAATTTTTCTACCTTTAGTTTTTCGCTGTAGTAACTCCAGTCCCAAGGCATCAAATCACCTTCGAAACCATTTTTGCGGGCATATTCTTCAATCTCTGCTTTTTCCTCTTTTGCAACTTTGTACGATGCTTCATACAAATCATTAAGCAAACCGTAAACTCCATCGGCATTCATTGCCATTCGGCGCTCCAGAACGTAATCGGCATAGTTTTTATAGCCTAACAATTTGGCCATTTCCAGGCGCAACTCAGCAATTCGTTTTACATTTGCCTGGTTGTCGAACTCATCGCCTTTAAACGATTTGGTATTGTAAGCCATGTACAGTTCTTTACGCAATCCGCGGTTATCGGCATATTTCATAACCGGCAGATAGCTTGGCATCGAAATATCGAAAACCCAACCTTCTTTGTCTTTCGCTTTTGCTTTTCCGGCAGCAGCTTCCAGAGCACCTTCAGGTAATCCGGCCAACTTACTTTTGTCGGTAATATTCAGTTCGTACTTATTGGTTTCCTTCAATACGTTCTCACCAAAATCGAGGCTTAATTTCGACAGTTCGGTGCTATACTCGCGAAACTTCTCTTTATCGGCATCCGATAAATTTGCTCCACTGCGAACAAAACCAATGTAGTTGTTTTCCAAAAGTGTTTCTTGCTCGGTGGTTAAATCCAGCTCGGCTTTTTTGTTGTACACGGCTTTTATGCGTTCGAAAAGCACGGGATCTAACGAAATATCGTTCTGGAAGGCAGTAAGCATCGGCGATACCTCTTGCGCAATGCTCTGCAATTCGTCGTTAGTTTCCGAACTCATCAGGTTAAAAAAGATACCCGATGTACGTGTTAGTAAACGACCAACCTCATCCAGCGCAACAATCGTGTTTTCGAATGTTGGCGCCTCCGGATTATTTTTGATTTTCTCCACCTCGGCCTTGCCCAGTTTTATTCCTTCCTCGAAAGCCGGCATAAAATGCTCGTTTTTAATTTTATCGAAAGGTGCCGCATCGTGCGGTGTATTAAAGTCTCCGAGTAACGGATTTGTTTGTGCTGTTACCATTCCTAAATTCATTATAAAAATTAGTACTACTAAATAAATGCTCTTCATTTTTGTTCATTTTAATATTACTCTGACAAGTCTTCAGAAAGTTAAAAGGATTACAAAAAAAGAGCGGAAATTGTTTAAAAAGAATGATTTATTTCATTTAGTGAGTGAACGAAAAGCTTCCGTTTTTTATCAAAATCCTACTTATACTTCACCTGTATTACTATCGAAAAACCTTATTTCTTCAATCTCAACCTTAGTAGAAATCAGATTGAAACAATAACTCAAACCTTATTTCTTTAACAATAGTTTTCTCATTCAATAAGGTTAATAAGGTTTTGCACCAGCAACATTCGTTACTACTAAGGTTATTTCTCAGAATAAGGTTTATATTATTTTTTTCGTTTCTTCTTCTTTTCGACTGACCAACCAAACTTGCCAATTCGTTTTCCCATCCCAAAATAGTGGCCATGACTGTAAACCAAAGGATTGGCTTTAGAGAAACTGAAAGCCTGTTCTTCATTCATATAAGTATCGTCGACCGAAACGCTCACCACTTCTGAAATAAACATGTGATGCGATCCCAGCTCAACGATATCTTTTACGCGGCACTCAATATTTACAGGCGATTCCTCGATAATTGGTGCTTTTACCATTTTGGCGGGTGCCGGAGTCAGGTTCATTTCTTTCCATTTGTTGTATTTGCGGCCCGAGCGACAACCACACCAATCGGTTGCTTTTGCCAGCTTTTCGGTGGTGAGATTGATAACAAATTCGCCGGTGCGCTTTATTATATCGTACGAATGGCGCCCCGGACGAACCGAAATATAACACATTGGAGGATCGCTGTTTATGGTGCCGGTCCAGGCAATGGTTATAATGTTGTATTCTTCAGGATTTTCGCCACAACTTACCATTACTGCTGGTAAGGGATAAACAATTGTTCCGGGTTTCCAGTAGGTTCGTGCCATATTCTTTTGTTTTTCTAGTTTCATTCAAAGATAGAAAATACAGGGCTTCTGCAATAATAAAGCCGGCGCAACCTTTTTTATATTTAACACATCTAATTGAAAAACAAAGGCATGAAAAAACTACTTCTCCTGTTTCTTTTGCTTTCTCTTTTCGCGTGTAACGACGATCCTGACAATCCTGATGTTCTTATTGAATATGGAACAGAATGCGGATGGGGAGCTGGCGAAATTATAAGCATTAGCGAGAATAAAATCGATTATAGCAAATCACGTATGGGAGTGGAAGGCCCGGAAATAGAATCAAAAAGCAAATCAATAAGCGCCGATGAATGGAGCGAACTATCAAATCTGTACGACTATAGTTTCTTCCAAACGCTGGATTACCAATCCATGAATATCAGTTTTGATGGCTGCGATGAAATTATTCGAATAAGCAACCTCGACAATCAACATGAAATCCGCTATGATCCATCAACAGAAATTGAGGGTTTGGAATCGTTTCAGGAACGATTGAATGAGCTTCTTATCGAAATGCGTGACTATTAATCGTTTCCCCGTTCGCAACTTTTGGCAATTGTTATGATGACATTGCTCCCTTTATTAGTCTTTCCTCCAACGTCATGGTGACATTCCTTCTCCGATGCATCTTTCTTCAAACCTCATGTTGACGTTGCTTCCCCTACCAATAGTTTTCCAAATGTCAACTTGATATTACTTCCCCTCAAGGTTTTTCACCAAATGTACTGAGTACATTGCTTCATCTAGCGGTTTTCTGAAGATTGTAGTGAGTATGATGCCCATAAAATGAAAAAGGACCCGATCACTAAAAATCGAATCCTTCCTCACTATATTATAAATGTAAATATTAATCTTCAGGATCTTTCCAGTCGCCATTCTCGCGAATCAGCTGCTCCAGTTCTTCCACCGCGTTTTCGTAAGGAATGTGGCGTTTAATTGGCTTTAAACCTTTATATAGGTTTACCTTGTTGTTGCCGGCTCCCACAAAACCATAATCCACATCGCCCATCTCGCCGGGGCCGTTTACCACACAGCCCATAATACCAATCTTTAAGTGGTCGAGATGTTTAAAATGTGCTTTTACTGCTCGGGTAGTTTCCTGTAAATTAAACAGGGTTCGTCCGCAACCGGGGCACGACACAAATTCGGTTTTAGTAACCCTCATGCGGCTAGCCTGCAATAAAGCAAAACTCAGATCTTTCAACTCGGTGAAAGTAATATTTTCGTTTTCGTTCGATATACAAATTCCATCTCCATATCCGTCAATCAGCAAACCTCCAAGGTCGGCTGCGGCAGTAATCTGAAGATCATCTAAACGACTCTCATTATATTGACGGAAAAGCACAACAGGCACTTTCCAAATATGCGTTTCGAGCGACATAAAGAAGGCACGCAATTCTGCCATTGGATTGGCGTTGTGACTTTCAAG
This is a stretch of genomic DNA from uncultured Draconibacterium sp.. It encodes these proteins:
- a CDS encoding M3 family metallopeptidase translates to MKSIYLVVLIFIMNLGMVTAQTNPLLGDFNTPHDAAPFDKIKNEHFMPAFEEGIKLGKAEVEKIKNNPEAPTFENTIVALDEVGRLLTRTSGIFFNLMSSETNDELQSIAQEVSPMLTAFQNDISLDPVLFERIKAVYNKKAELDLTTEQETLLENNYIGFVRSGANLSDADKEKFREYSTELSKLSLDFGENVLKETNKYELNITDKSKLAGLPEGALEAAAGKAKAKDKEGWVFDISMPSYLPVMKYADNRGLRKELYMAYNTKSFKGDEFDNQANVKRIAELRLEMAKLLGYKNYADYVLERRMAMNADGVYGLLNDLYEASYKVAKEEKAEIEEYARKNGFEGDLMPWDWSYYSEKLKVEKFDLNDEMMKPYFELSSVVDGVFGLATELYGITFKENKDIPVYNEEVTAYEVFDADGTFLSVFYTDFHPRPGKRGGAWMNDFKGQWMDNGVDSRPHVTIVMNFTRPTSSKPALLTFSEVETFMHEFGHALHGMLAKSTYSSLSGTNVYRDFVELPSQIMENWAVEKDFLDRFAKHYETGEPIPAELVQKIVDSQNYLAGYLSIRQLSFGYLDMAWHTLEKPFEGDVKDFEESAWKRTQIFPAIDGVCMSTQFGHLFAGGYAAGYYGYKWAEVLDADAFSVFKEKGLFNKDVAASFRENILEKGGTEHPMILYKRFRGQEPAVDALLKRSGLL
- a CDS encoding flavin reductase family protein gives rise to the protein MARTYWKPGTIVYPLPAVMVSCGENPEEYNIITIAWTGTINSDPPMCYISVRPGRHSYDIIKRTGEFVINLTTEKLAKATDWCGCRSGRKYNKWKEMNLTPAPAKMVKAPIIEESPVNIECRVKDIVELGSHHMFISEVVSVSVDDTYMNEEQAFSFSKANPLVYSHGHYFGMGKRIGKFGWSVEKKKKRKK